CTTCAAACAAGGTCTCTGAGGATCTTGCGATTTTTCCGAGATTAAAATAATCCTTTCCATCCTGCGCAATAAGAACCGAATACCTTAATAGCGGTGTATAAGATGGAGGGAGGTAAACGTGTAATTGTATTTCTTCATTTAGAATTTCGCTGTAAATATTTCTTTCTTCTCTTTTTCCTTGCTGTGCCATGTATAATCAACCTCCAAAATGTTCACGATTGTAATGATATAAAAGTTGTAAAAGTATTAACCTGAGATTGATTGTAACATAAATGGTATAATCAATATAAGCAAGCACTACTGCACAGATACAGAAAGGGGAGTCTACTATGAATAAAAGGATCCATAGTAAAGAGGTTAAAGCTGCAACAATGAAACTCATAAAAGAGCGTGGCGTTGAGATTATGGATGTAGCTGAAATCGTATATGAAATGCAAATTCCTTATGCTCCGACCTTGAAAATGGAAGAATGTATAGAAAGCGTAGAGGCTGTTCTAGAGAAAAGGGAAATACAACATGCATTATTAGTAGGTATAGAGTTGGATAAGTTAGCAGAACAAAAGAAACTATCTGAACCTTTACAATCAATCGTCGAAACGGATGAAGGTTTGTTTGGAGTAGATGAAACCATTGCAATGGGTGCAGTTATGGGTTATGGCAGTATAGCGATTACAACTTTCGGACATTTAGATAAACAGAAGATTGGCATTATTGAGAAGCTTGATACGAAAAGAGGCAATGGTGTACACACTTTTCTAGACGATTTAATCGCAAGCCTAGCTGCTAATGCTTCTAGTCGTTTAGCACATAGAATTCGAGATCGTGAAGAAAACTTGAAAGAAGAAGAAATCCGAAGGCGTGATGAGGAAGAGCGGATCGGTTAGTATTCATTCTATATGAGTACTTCTAGTCATGCACCATCTTATTGGTGGTGTATGACTATTTTGGATACGGATACATTGTAATAAAAAGTTTGCTAAACTTATTGACAGAAGTCTAGCTTGAAAGTATAGTAATTATTGTCCGCTATAAACGTTTTAACATTAGCGAAGTGAATGATTGTACAATAGATGGGGCATTAGCTCAGCGGGAGAGCACTTGCTTGACAGGCAAGGGGTCACTGGTTCAATCCCAGTATGTCCCACCATACATAAACATTTGAGCACCTTTCATTAGAAAGTGCTTTTTTTATTGCAATCGTTTGATTTAACAAAAAGACATCCACGTTGAGTAGGTACCTGCTCAACGTGGATGTCTTTTCTTGTTCGTGATGTAAGAACAGAAAAGATGGTTGAGTATTCATTCTTTGAATCATACAAAGGTCATCTGTCATGTGTGTAATCAGTGAAGTCAGGGTATAGTAGTAGGTATCTTGAGGATTGTGGATTCTAGTTTGTCATTACCTAGATCTGTAGAAGGTTTTAAAAAGGTAGTTTGCGCGCATCCCTATTTATTTCATCTGTCGCAATATATTAGAATAGGATTATGATATTTTCCTTAAATGATAATCACGATCCCTAAGTTGATTAGAAAGATGAAGTTGTAGAAGACGGTCTAATTCTTGGCTGCATTTTAATGTTTGTGTCGATGACATCCCAAAGGTTTTAGCGGTTTCTAACATTTGTGCTCGTTTTCGCTCGATTGTGATAGATAGCATTATTTGTCCCCTCCGTCTTAATTCGAATTAACCTTGTACATTATCTTACAAAAACAAGAGATTTAAAATACTTTCGTCTAAACTTCTTATGATTCGACAGAAATAGTTAGCATTTACAGAAATGGTCGACAAAACTTAAATGGTGGTGAATTAAATGGGCATAGAACAAGATTTGGAGCGAAAAAAAGGGCTACCTCCTGGGTCTCTCGTCTATGTTGGTGATGAAGTAGCATCGTCAACGAAAATTTCGGTAATCGATTACATAGGTGATGATTTAGTAGAAAAGGAACTTGATAAAATTCAAGATGTTTATCCATATACTAAAACCAATTCTGTAACTTGGGTGAACATAGAGGGATTAAACGATATTGATGTCTTTAAAGAAATTAGAGATGAATTCGGTATTCATCCGTTACTGATTGAGGATATATTGAATACGGAACATCGACCGAAAATCAATATTTTAAATGATTACGTAGTTATGATTTTAAAAATGGTCTGGTTTAACAAAGAAGAAGTAGAGATAGAAGAAGAGCAGATTAGTGTAATTATCAAGGATCAAACAATCTTTACGATCCAAGAGAAAGAAGGAGACGTGTTAGATTCAGTTAGAAAAGCAATCCGTCAAAACCTAGGTAAAATTAGAAATATGAGTGCAGGTTATCTAGTTTATTCAATTCTCGATGCAATCGTCGACCAATATTTATTCGAGTCTGAAAGGATATCCTCCGACATCGAACAGTTAGAAGAAGATATGGTAATAGATCCAGATCAGACGGTTTTACAGCAAATTTATCATTATAAAAACATCGGCATGCATTTGAGAAAGCTTGTTTGGCCTGTGAAAGAAATCATTGGTGGGCTAGAAAAGTCGAAAGTCATTGATATGAATACAGGTTTCTATTTGAAAGATGTCAGTGATCATATCATTCACGTGATGGACACGGTTGAAATGACTCGATCCATGGCTGCGAACTTACTGGATGTCTATTTCTCTAGTG
This Pseudalkalibacillus berkeleyi DNA region includes the following protein-coding sequences:
- a CDS encoding phosphatidylglycerophosphatase A family protein, translated to MNKRIHSKEVKAATMKLIKERGVEIMDVAEIVYEMQIPYAPTLKMEECIESVEAVLEKREIQHALLVGIELDKLAEQKKLSEPLQSIVETDEGLFGVDETIAMGAVMGYGSIAITTFGHLDKQKIGIIEKLDTKRGNGVHTFLDDLIASLAANASSRLAHRIRDREENLKEEEIRRRDEEERIG
- a CDS encoding aspartyl-phosphate phosphatase Spo0E family protein; its protein translation is MLSITIERKRAQMLETAKTFGMSSTQTLKCSQELDRLLQLHLSNQLRDRDYHLRKIS
- the corA gene encoding magnesium/cobalt transporter CorA → MGIEQDLERKKGLPPGSLVYVGDEVASSTKISVIDYIGDDLVEKELDKIQDVYPYTKTNSVTWVNIEGLNDIDVFKEIRDEFGIHPLLIEDILNTEHRPKINILNDYVVMILKMVWFNKEEVEIEEEQISVIIKDQTIFTIQEKEGDVLDSVRKAIRQNLGKIRNMSAGYLVYSILDAIVDQYLFESERISSDIEQLEEDMVIDPDQTVLQQIYHYKNIGMHLRKLVWPVKEIIGGLEKSKVIDMNTGFYLKDVSDHIIHVMDTVEMTRSMAANLLDVYFSSVSNKMNEVMKVLTIVSTIFIPLTFIAGIYGMNFAHMPELDEAWAYPVVWGIMIAMTLGMILFFKRKKWF